The following nucleotide sequence is from Corylus avellana chromosome ca7, CavTom2PMs-1.0.
ACATTGATAGCTATAATTCCTATACTTTTTAGGACGGTTATATGTTCTAAACTTATAATATCTACTTTGGAATAATTGACTACGTTTCTTAATGTGTTTAAGTGTTTTGATGagtgtcttttgtttttgtttttgtttttttgcttcaaaaagTATTCTGATATAACATAAATgcgaaattatttttatgttttgtagcGTGAGttttttgtcaatatttttgtcttttgaaaaagaaaaaaaaaaaaatggtttaagaAATAGAGTCTTGGTTTCACCGGTAGATAGTGTTTTATGATAAGGTATTCCGGGTTTTTCGCTGTCATTTTTCCGCATTCTTGGCAATAgcaaagtgaatttttttttctatttatttattttttttctcgacGACAATATCTGTACTATTGTCTATAGTACTCTATGAGGTTGAAGGTGCATAGGGTACCATGCAGTTCCGCCTGCTTAAAGTAGATATCACTGAATCAAAATACGTGAGATTTGTTGTGAATCTTGTGATGGACTGCCACTAGTACAAGGATCCtttcaagtgaaatgaaaatggatttattaatttattaatataaatatataaaagaaaaaaaatatatatatatatatatatatatatatatatatataagccgcAAAAACCACTTTAAAGccacttttttgtttgtttatttgttttaatctcttaattttttatttttgtgttaaaaaacaTGTAAATGTAATTTAATCTCCAAACCATCAATCGTGTCAATATCTAACCtaataatgacaaaaatacccttttagACTcgtgaaccaaaaaaaaaaaaaaaggaaaaataattatataaataaataaataaaagagaagctataaagtaataaataaattagaaacaagagtagacataaaaaaaaatatatatatttgaggatGAGCAGAAGCAATATATTCCACAGCTTATTTTATAATGTGTAACAGGAGCATCATGTGTCGAGTAGCTAGCTACTTGGCTTAAGAGAATTTTGCTTAGGGAAGGAAGTCAAAGGGCTTTTCCAAAGTATATAAAGCCTCACAATTAAGGACAAAGTaaagtttaataaaaaattagaaggcAATGCAGGAAGAGATGAGTTTGGCGTATTGTTGCTCTCTCTTTTGTTGTACTTGGTGTTTGAGCTTGCTTGTTCAACTAAACTTACTGTGCAGACAATAGTTTGATCCAATACAGGCAGGAGCCATGGATTCTCGGATTCTGCAGCAACTAATTAATATCCAATATGGCTATGTCTGTGGGGCTCCTTTCATATTGACAAAAATTCATAAAGAAAATGCATGAGAGTGACCTCAAGAATATATGGTATATAAATAGactctagctagctagctgcaTGCTGTGTTGTTGGATCCATTGATGGGCTatcacatcaaaatttttttactaaaaggCAATGCACAGGATTTGATTCTCTATAGTGGAGTGAGTCCAATGAAAAAGAATGTAAATTATGCTGAAGATGTAGGGTGTGCAAACTTCAAACTGCAGCAAAGAGAAAGGCAATTTGCTTTAAAAAGGTGAAAAGGGGGTTGTTCATTGAAGTTGATGAAAGCTTTATGCAGGGCTTTGTTGTTTGGAATGGACAATTCATAAGCTAACCAAATGCtaacatgttcttttttttttttcactaaaaagCTATAGAGATAGAGATGAGGTAGGGTTAAAGGGAGGAATGTTTGGTAGGACGTTTAGAAAAAGGTCAAAAGGAGAAAAGAGCCAAATCTCTTGTGTCTTATTCTTTTTGATCTTGATGTGGGCCTATTCCTTACAAAATTACTTGCATTGAatttaagtgttttttagtaTACCAGAAAGATTCTATATGCTTTTAGGCTTTTACCCTAAACAACCAACCGATTAGTTGGATTGGTCCAGTccgttttatgttttatgttttggttCCCTTCTTCCTTTTCCCTgttgtaattaaaaaataaaaaataaaaatagtagtTGTCCAAAAAGAGAGATTCAAATCCATACAATAGGCAGCTTTTACAAATTTTTAGCAAccacactttttttcttttcttttttctattctctCAGTATTCTTCCAACATATATTCAACTTACCTGCAATGTTCAGTCtattattgattttgtattttttatatatatatatatattttttaaaaaaattaggattgAATTGAGCGTGCCACGTCAAGCTCATATACTTGGAGAATgtaaaatagcatttctctttttcatttgttatttttattcaaaaaagtcAAACTCGTTTTtcagcattaacaaacaattttctttactcactcacaaaaaaaatcaaaactcctCTTACTTTTAAGTTATATCAACCAcctttacatcatatcaatccatttcttttccatttttcctcttAAAAACATTTGTCAAAAGCCTAAGTTAAAGGATTTGGGTCCACTTAGATACTATCTCCCCAACCCCCCGAGCCTCTTAAGACTTTCGTgtgaaataaaacttttgaaatGAGTTTGTTCACACATCACACTTGCATTCTCTTTCCAATCCCACTTTTAgaacaattaataataataaaagtttttgtagtgtaacaaaaaataaatgttaaagtAGCTACCTTGCCGGACATAAACAATAACTTGTAATAATCAAATTTAGTTGTTACTGagtgtaaaattatttttagaagtTCGATCCTCTTAAAGTGGTCGAAACCCTGGGATTCCAATAAATTGTTTTGGCGTCCACTTTTTGAGCTTTCCAGCCACTGAAGTTTGGAAGAAGAGACATAGATATTATTTGGCAAATGACACTGGAGGTTCCACTGCACTGTTCACATTTTTGAGGTAGAGCGCTGCATCAGATACGACTCATTGACGAGACTGGTTGCAGCAGAAACTAATGCTCGTTTGAAAAATTGCTAAGGGTAAAATTTATCTCTTGTCCTTCAGGTCAGAACACTAATTTGGTACGTGAGGTTCTCTGGGAGCTTTATTGTCATTCAACCTAAGCTGCCTTGTTGGATACCCCATCAAACCCAGCATTTTCCGTGTTGCTGCAGACAAAACCCAAATCGATGTCTAACGCCATATAGTACCGTGGAACGTTGGAAAGTCCAACGTCACTTGCATGCCAAACAAGGCATAGTTGTAATGGTGACAAACTCAATTTGAAATCATCCCATGCCACACCAGTATCTTAGGCAGGGCAGCTAATTAAGCTTTTATCCGTATCCTCAAACTTACCATTTACTCACATATTCTTCAATCGTGCCTCCCATTTCCTTCACAACTCTCACATTTATAGCGTGGTCCTTCAAGTGCGGAATTCCACAAAAGAATTgagcaaaataaagaaattttcaTCTATTCAGGGCCTCAGGCTGCATCATTGAGGTAAGATGCATGGATGATGAGGACCATAACTCATCTGCTGCAGGAAGAAAGCAACACATCAATGACATTCCAGTGTAAGTTTATTCGTTTTTTGGGCCATCCATCCTGAATATAGAAAGCACGTGTTGGTTTTTAAGGCATCTGCACAAATTTGTTCagattaatttgaataaaaatatatgttctGTTCTGAGGATGCTTAAGCATGGCCTTGTTGTCGATTTAAGAGGAACAGGATGTCCATACCAAAGTACCCATGGTAGATTAATCAACACAAGCGGCCAGCCGGCCAGTTGAAactttagtcctttttttttttttttttttgacatgttcgcataagaggggggagacggattcaaactagtgaacTTTGCTTTATTAGGCAtagtcccagccgattgagctacttcttagATACTTTAGCAGGCTTTCTTAACTACAGaaatttgttccttttttttttttcttttttttccctttcttctaAGTAAATTGGAATAGGGTtacaaagaattaaaaattgacaaatgaGTAAACTCCATGATAACAAACccaaaatgaaaatacaatGCAAAAAATACAAACAGATAATaagaaatgggccaaaaaattaCCTGGCCCTATGAATCTTGATCAAAAGACTAAGGAATGGCACCAACAAAGTAGTATATGAAGCAGGCCAAAACTTTGACCTGCTTGGAATCTACAACCAGCATTGGGAGGAGGCTGCCACATTGGCACAAGAAGATAATAACCCATAATACACAAcaggtaaaaacaaaaacaccaagCAAAAATCAGAAACACAACAAAAATCCCAAAGGCTGCTGACATCCGCGAAAGGGGATGGTGTCTGGACTGTGAGTGAAGGCCATGTGCCAGCGCGTGGAGGTCAGATGAAAGCATGGAGGTCAATGGGGAGCGAAGCGATTGAGGAAGGCGACATATTGGGTTTTGTAAAAACCAACAATATCGGGGCTGAGAGCGGTGGAGAGTGATTGGCGGACGGTGAAGAGGCTGAGATTGGTGGATTTGGGGAAGTCATGGGTGATGAGCTGAGGCTTTTGTAAGAAAAACAGTGAAGAGAAATCAGTGGAAAACAAAAGTGAGAACCAGTGGAAAACGGGGAGAAAGGACGGGTACTTGGGAGGAGGAAGGAAGAGACAAAGCTAATCCAAATAATGTACTACATTTAAATTCAATCAACAAACTCTACAAGCtgcaaaaaaatacaaagaaaagcaGCACTTAACGAACATCAGAAACAATCTGCAAATAAGCAAACTGAATCTTATGTAATGAACTTATATGTAATACTCTTTGTGCATTGGCATTGACGCAGCCATATGTTCTGTTGAAAAGGTATTTCCCAAGTAATTAACAATGGAATTCAAACTTCAATGAGATTTCTCCCAACGTTTTCAGATGGGCTAGGATGCATAGCTTGGACCTAAGGTGGTGTTTGCTAAATGGTAGGCGTAGATGCTGTAATTGGCataaattgatatgaaaaaaaaggtaagaatatttggtataaaaaaaaagtgaaaaaattgcatgaaaaagtgaaaacgttttattttatagtaatttttttatttgaataataataaatagtgaataatgtaatataaaaagtgaaaaaaattcaaatgttttaatgttgatttttttgaaaaatagtcACGAAGAGTAACGAGGGAAACCCCAACTCATTACCAAGCAAATCCCAACTCATTTACATCTTGACAAGTTCTCCAGAGAATGAACAGCAAATGGTGAGTGATGTGGAGGCTTTCGTTGTGGTAAAAGAGATGCCACAATTAGGCAACAGAATActcataaaacaaaattattttcacatttatgtcatatcaaaacacttttttaaacaaaaaaacaaaaaacacccttTAAAAGGCACCAACAAACAAAGCAAGAAGCTACAAAAATCTCTCATGTGGAGGGCCAGAAGCATCACCCATCGAAAAAGCACAAAAGATAACATTGATTAAAAACCACTACCTTGATTTACATATGTCTATAGTGAAGAATCCAATTAGCCTCGAGAAGCGGTTGGACACCTACAAagtaacaaatttgaaatttggcTGCTTGTAGAATTATTGGGAGAGAGCACCTCAACTTTGTTGGAAGATGTACCAATGGCATAAGCAGATTCAGGTTCAACCGTCAAAAATGCTAGTGCCAGAGATGCATCTTACAATAAATGTCTCATCAACTGCAGACACCACGATGTCAGAGTATTGCATAtcctaaaagaaaaagaaaaacaaaagtagATAAAGAAGAGAGAATACGTATCACATTTGTTCACAGCCACACTGGCTTTGAGAGGTATTCTCCATGGCAAATACCACCACACCCAATGCCTAAACTGTGCTCATtgacaaaagaaattaaaatattatacatCGCTCACTGGTTTCAATGAAGGGAAACTTCATGTAACCCCTTTATTATCAAGTTCTGCTGccaagttgtttttttttttttttaatgatgacTTCAAGGCAAGGCAAAAACACTTCGTGTACCCACTCCCCTATTGGATAACATCGAACCCATGTAAAGCGCTCCCTTCACACAAATCGAATAATACTCCGACTTCATCGGTAGGCTGGCtccaagaaattgtttgcactcaaagGAGTTCGAACCTTAGATTTGATGGGAATACTACTAAGACCAAGGCCCTTACCACTTGAGGtgtgaaaatataaaaacaaatcaaatgaaTAGTGTAAGACATCATCTGTATATCACACACATGGTGGCCTTAACATTTTTGACATTCCAATCTGTATGTCGTCTCACTAACTTTACTTAGAATCTTACAGTCCAGCATCTCATCACATGCTTAATGATCAAGCAACTACACTTGATCATAATGCATCCTGTCAAAGACAGTGAGAGTGCTTCCTACTTCCTAATTCTCAGTACTATAACTAAAACAAGGTAACTGCTATCAAAGAACAATCACAAATTCACATTAAAATGTTTACAATTAGTTGTGATGTTTCTGGTTACTGGTAATAACACTCTCACCATGGCCTTCCTTTCCCTCCAAGCCGACGGGCTAACTCAAAATCCTTTTTCACTGCAAAGCAAATGAAACAGTTACAAATATTTTGAATGCAAGAAAGAAAGGCTGAAACTTTGCTGTGAACAATCATATTTGGCATGCCACTACATGGATTACATGACATGTTGGATACTGGCATTAGCTTTAATGCATGGCTAGTCCAACAAGTCCATGAGAACATCAACAGCATCGTAGCCCAAGACTCCCCAATTTTCATCCATTTACTTCTTGTTTCCATAAGCATAAGAGAAGTGCtacacattccaaatttttctccaaaaagtTAGTTTCtaaatgatgtgttaccatctcatgagatttattatttttaaaaatgtgtcaccaactcatgagattgtgacacatcatttggaaaccaacttttgaaaaaaaaaatttgggatgtatAGTATTATCCTAAGCATAATGGTATAAGAAGAATATTTGATTTGAAGTAGCATCTAGATTTTGCTCAGtgataacaacaaaatttttaggCAGAAGCCAATGATTTAAGCTTTTGGACATTCATGCCTCAGAATTTAGAGAAAGctttaaatagaaaaagtacaaaaatattACAAGGGGAAGTAGCCTCTGATCTTTCAGAATATCTTGTAATATTCGGTTTACTGTTTCTGTGAGAAAAGAGCATTTTACTTGACCAATTTGGAATAGATGTCTTCTCCAATCCTTCATCTAACATTTGGAAAATTACTTTCCAGCACGAGATTAATGAAAGGTATAACGTTCAACCTAGCATAATCTACACAAATTTCTTGTTATTATTCCAAATTATGCAGAACTGTTTGAAAAGCATTACACTACAACCAGTCTAGCCAAGCCAAAAGAACAAGGATTTGcagaaaaataactaaaaatatgTAGAACTTGGAGTCATAAACTTAAGTTATGTTCTTCTGAGGTACGCAACAACCAATGGTTTAAAAGTGATCTGAATTTTGCAAAATACATTTCAttagggaaaaagaagaaggtatcTTTCATGTTTACGTGTGTTATTTACTAAAGATTCATCCATgacttatatattaaaaaaaatgtctccATTTTAACTTACTCAGAGTTACACGCCTCGCATGAATTGCACATAGATTTCCATCTTCAAATAGATGGACCAAAAAATCCTCTGCTGCCTACAGATATGAAAAACCCATAAGAGTTTATTGTACTAATGATTGTAACAAGTCAGAACAGCACTGTTTTTCTTATCTAATTGAAATTTTGAACCAAAATACAAAAGTAGATACCACAATTTGCCTTATCAGAAGTAATCAATGTTACCAAGAGAGAGTCTCTATGCAGTTTTCATTGTCCACATTCAGCAGCTTTTATCTCAAATCTTAGGGGTCAGAAGCAGATaatcaaaaatgcttttcacTTCCATTATATCTAGAGCCAAAGAAGCTACGCCACAAAACTTCCATTCCATGTTAATCTATGAGTTCAAATAAGTAAAATGGTGCATCAAGATATCCATCAGCAAAATGCCCATGGCATTTGAAAGGAGCCTAGAAAAAGTTGAGAGTCAAGTTCAATTATTGTACACGTAGAATCATCTTAGCTAGGAGCAGTCATAACCAATGGGATTCAGTGATAGCACCAGAGTAGGTTTTGGTGCAACATAACTAAAAGGAATGAGGGAGAAAGCTTCAAGAAAAGATGTATACCAGCGATAATGATATTCCTGCAAGTAAACCTAAGTAATTTGGTGATTAGGCTTTATCCGCTGGAATCCAGGACATACTAATTCTGGGGCTTCTGTTCTCCTCCGGGAAGGGGTTTTCACAATGTGAAAACTCTGAAACACCCCTCTTAAGATGATATGGGAATTAAGTAGAACATGTgaaaacatgcatataatggtgCTTAACAAAGTACTATAGATGGTTATCAAAATTAGTTTTCAGAtgcaagaaaatgaagaaatgcCTAAAATAGGATAGTTGTGGCACATGTAATCAAAGCATAAAAGCAACCAAAATCCAGATTGCTTCCACATCATACTGACGAAGCAAGTGTTGCACCACACAGGTCTCTCAATAGTATAACTTAAATCCATCCACAAAAATCTATATGCAGGGTGCGTGAGCTGGGATTAGGATACGATAATGATTgtcaatttaaaattatcaGCACAAGGAAGCATGTTGAGGCACTGATAGTATAACGTTTGATATTGTTAACACCATTGGATGATCAATTAACCTTTTTTAGGAAAATCACTTTCATCAAAAATAATGCGAACCACaggttattgttattatatagtATTTGTGATTTCCAACTGTTACTAATCAACAATATGCTAGTTATCTTTTACAATTATCATCAGAAGTACTATTTATGTCAATATACAAAAAGCATTTGGGGCTAGTTACATTGATCCTGTTTGCTCATACCAACAAGTCTTATTTGTAAATTTCCAGTCTGAATCGGTCCTTACTTTTGAACTTATATGATACTCAAAAACACAAATTGGGCTGCTCTCTCAcaacaaggaaataaaacatAAGCACAGTACCACGTCATAAGTACTTggcaaataaaacatatatgaaagAGAGGAACAGACTGGTGTTTTTCACAATACTAATTCAACAATCAACACCATCTATGACAAATATCTTACTCTCAAGCATATCATGTTCAAAATGATAATACATTAGAATCTTTCACATGCAAAGAATTCAAATATGCTTAGGATTAggccaaaaatataattattttagcTTATCAAGAATGAATTAAACCGACATTTGGGAAGACCAGAATTTGATATAAAGCAGGAATATGTGCTTCAAAATTAACCAAGAAATGGCATCCACGTGATCATTCCCAAGACATGCAGGTCGATAATAAACTAGCTATATGCACTTTGAAATCTATAAAAAAGCATTAACATAGCCATTCCCTAGCCATGCAGGCAAGCAACCAGGCTCACTCActaataaacaagaaaaaaaaacttcttaacTACATAAGAAGAAAGTTATGTACCTCCTGCAGTGCTACTAACGCTTCAGGTGTCCAACGATTAACATCATGAGAGAATTGAAAGGTTATTTGTTTTACCTGCAACAAAAGACAAGGATTGAGTGCATATGTCTTCAAACTTCGCTACCATATGTACTAAAGTTAGTGGATGCATTCCATAGAGCTTACTGcatgaatattaatttataagacCAGCAAAAGGCAAAACTCTACCCCAAATTGATCACAGAGATTTAAATCGATGCAGTTGGATTCTATAGTGCCGAGTAATGTATTTACCAACAGTTACATaggtcttttttgttttctttttaagtagTTTTATGGAGAAGGATAGATCATCAATCAGGAAAAGTGATGATCTAATTCAAGTTGGACGggagaaaagaggaagaaggatGCCTAAAAGTAGTGACACTCGTTACAATTTAAATGGGATTAAGGCTTATTTGGGTGTATTTGAGTAGTTCTTTTGACAGTTACAAGGGCTCACACACATCACCTTATAGGCGATGCATCATTTATCTCACTTATCATTAAATATAGCAAGAAGGATATTGTAACTGTATTTCTAAATGTACATTCGAATGCAAATCATACATATGTCTGTTCCTCTGAGCGCATGTCCATGTCAGTGGGGACATGTGCATGTTCATGTATATTAGTGAGCTAATGAACTCACCACTCTAATAAAAGGAGCAGCTGGAATGAGCAGCTTCCAAGTCTTTTGGAAATGACGAATCTCACGAAGAGCCACTGTTCCTGGCCTGTATCGTCGCTTCTTTTTCTGGCTCTGTGTTCCCGGAGctataaaataatcaaataatcaaatcTTTGAGCACCACATGTCACTACTAAttccatcatcatcattaaACAAGTTGGAGAAATAAGTCAATAAATGgattaaacaaaaaacttaCTTCGCGGAGAACCTCTTTCAGTTCTGTTTGAGCTTCCACCAGGAGGCTTCAACGTATcaaaaataagataatataagaaagaaaataatcacATTTGATAGTTTTTTcactaaaacaaaatcacaataaCCATACTCAGAGTAAGAAATAAATCAACACTTTACAAATGCAAGTCACCAAGAGCTGTAAAAAATGCTCAGAAGCCTCACTCTACTCCGTTTCTATTTGGCACTGCcgcccccctccccccctcgtTTTAGTCTCATCCTTTCATTCAATAGCACAAAGCATGAGATTTGAAACTCGAGCTCTATTAATTCCCTAATAGGTAGGAAGaggaaaatatgaatatatgcCAATCTAGACTCTGCTTGGTTACTAAGGAAAATATAGGTAGACactaaaagaaattttcaaatcaaatataGGATCTAGGCAGCTAAAACTTCCGCAAATATAACCCCTCAGCTGAACTAAAAGGAACATTTCACTTCTTGCCAGCCAGAAGAACAGTAACCAAACAgtacaaaggaaaaaatagaacaaattatggcagagagaggagaggagagagtAATTTACAGTATTCGGACCAGGCGATGCTGATGAGGGCATTCCAGAACCTGCGATTTCAAAGAGccaaaaagagatttaaaaaaaaaattaaaaccctaaCAAATAGATACACATACAGATAagaacagagagaaagagaaatagagagagaggacCTGATTTTCTTGGGCGCCCTCTCTTACTCGCTTTCTTACTAGCTGAATGTTTGATTCTCGCCATTCGATTACGCAATGGCGAGCAGTGAgttcaactctctctctctcgatttttctttttcagtttcCAGAGTCTATAGTTTTGGCTTGGCTTGCTTTCTGCGACGCTTATCCATAGCAAAGTAAGATAAAATTGGCCTTAGAATATAGTGACTATAAAGAATGGGAGAAATCTGAGAAAGCAAACTTACAGAAGGCAGCGTGCGGTGGTTGGGGATGTTGGCGTTCGTCGGCGGCTTGGCTCGGCGGGGTACGGTGATGGTGGGCGGCGACGCAAGATTTGGAATCCCAGAAATGCTGGTTGTTCCGCTTcgcagagagagagggatgtGCGTGTGGGAGAGAACAAAGGCTATCCACCTCCGTTGCGTCGCTGGCAGTGAGTGGTTGTTGACGGTGGAGAACTGTGGCTGAGAGAAATGGGGCCAGTCGCCAAGAAGAGGTTTCGAAAATGTTTTGAGCGGGCTCTGAAATGTTTTTGACGCTCAaatgttttgaatttcttttttttttaagtgaaaatttcaaaattcaaaattggtctaaccaattttcaaaatattataaaaatgttTCGATAGTTCTAAGCTTCAATGTATATagaaagataataaattttcaaaaaaaaagaaagataataaataagttccctcggttttttttttttttttttttttgacaaaaatcgTCAAATAACAAATACGTGTTGTGGGTGATAGGTGTCATAATTTAATTAGTGCTCAAGTCACATTtaacaatttccataaaaagtTTAGATGGAAGTTTGGTGCATAACCTATTTGTTATTGTTACTGTGTTACACATCATAAGAAGCTCTTCTGAGCATTTTCAGCCTatgatttttcttaagtttagggaattaaactactttttacttctcTATCTACAAACACttcacaataatttttctttatattttcctcataccaattaaatattattcttttacttttctttatttctctacttttttaataattctcTTAACTAACGGACCAACagctattttgttaatttcattctctgattttttttttttaataaaccaatagctataatttatttttaatgaaccaatcgctataattttttttaattaaccaATGGCTATATTTGTTAATGAGCCAACAgctaacttttttaaaaaaaaaatttatggctGGTTTTTTTGACCGTTGGCATGGTATGGAAGTGTTTCTATGGCAGTCTTTTGTTGTTGATTTTGGACCGTTGGCTGGCAGAGTTTTATAGCAAACggatatataaatatttttttcaacggCTACcactatatatgtatatctatcttattgttggtagtttaacatATGGCCATTATTTCTAATTTCCATATATTTAAACCCAAATAtttctttcattcattttttgctttttttctatgaatcatatttttaaacttgATGACCTTTTATATGACTCTTCTGATGATGAGTTATAAATAATTTCAACAATTGTTATGGCAAAAGCAATTTGATAGGGAAAGAGGATCACTAACACTAGGACCGTTATCACGGTGGGCATGCATGGTTTGAGTCTCATGTACAACAATTAATTGACGTAGGCCTTCCTTTGCTTCTAGTATAACCCGGTTGGGGTGGTTAAAGTCTTCTCCGTCCGCATGCCCCCCACACGGACTTAGatcttgaaatggagaggaacaagttagttgtttttatgaggcaattttgtcatttctaagctttctattttttatttggacaaaattgccctcttaaaacaactaagggtgcgtttgggagtgcgtttttaaaaaaataatctgcgattttaaaccaaatcacaactttatggtgtttgggattgcgattttaaaaacgcaaattttaaaatcgcaaaaaaatctgcgatttacataagctgattagagggtgcttatttgaaaaagNNNNNNNNNNNNNNNNNNNNGAATGGACATTCCCATAGTATATGTTGTACCGTTTCTCTTTGTCTTCCGGATCCACAAATGAGGCACAACTCATTTGTGtcttaaaatattgatttttagtGTCACATTATCTTAAGGatacaaatttcctccaaattgatgtggaataaattttcttcaacctattttaataagtgacaagtgttaTTCAATATCTTTGAATTtctgcaaaaattaatttttgagtttctaagttagtagaatgacaataaatgactgttaataattttttttttttttttctattgaaaTGACTGTTAAGAATATCAAGAgcgtgtttgagaaatataacttttaagttaaaatgtgttttttggtaaaagatttaaaattgtcaaaagtgcattttagggtttgtttgggattgcatttgaaggcctaaaagtgcttttaacactcaaaaagtctgtttgaagaaaaaaatattcgtttgataaaagaattaaaagtaccttta
It contains:
- the LOC132187547 gene encoding histone H3-like centromeric protein CENH3, whose amino-acid sequence is MARIKHSASKKASKRGRPRKSGSGMPSSASPGPNTPPGGSSNRTERGSPRTPGTQSQKKKRRYRPGTVALREIRHFQKTWKLLIPAAPFIRVVKQITFQFSHDVNRWTPEALVALQEAAEDFLVHLFEDGNLCAIHARRVTLMKKDFELARRLGGKGRPW